In Syntrophales bacterium, the following are encoded in one genomic region:
- a CDS encoding filamentous hemagglutinin N-terminal domain-containing protein, with amino-acid sequence MKRHLQQIVRKKPAAPAACRRQGIDAGSFLPVLVFFMILAGSAPAFALDPNTLPTGGQIVSGQGGIAQTGSSMTVTQQTDRLIAHWNTFNIGRDASVTFRQPGSSSIALNRILDQTPSQIYGRLFANGQVFLVNPAGIYFSPTAQVNVGGLVASTLNITDEDFLAGNHSFARSGTAGRIVNEGKITAADGGYIAFLSPAISNTGEIDARNGTVAMAAGDRVNLDFAGDRLINFTILRGTVDALIENGGVIRANGGTVILSAMAAGELTRAVVNHSGVIEARTLENRSGRILLLADRDRGTVVVDGTLDASAPDGGDGGFIETSAAKVTVRDDARVTTRAEGGATGLWLIDPRDFTIAESGGDMTGVAATAALANTSLTIRSSDGAAEGNGDIFVNDPITWSANTFTLSADRNIEINQELYGSGTARLTLEYGQGAKDGVINGTAADYFINARVNLPEGENLRTRLGSKGAEKVFTVITRLGAEGSRTGTDLQGMKGDLTKNYALGADIDALATRNWNQTMERPVVIYGFEPIGDVSNPYTGTFEGLGHTISNIYIKNRQVSSGGLFGAVGTSGEVRNVRLSGGTITGSGSLGALVGRNFGKVINSHSTATVTGTAAMNDEYNGTGGLVGYNEGTITDCGHGNGEVTGIGYVGGIVGDNRGTIRDSSNSGTVSGDMFVGGIAGISRRNNGKIINSRNSGTVAANTGDGGGIAGQNDGIITGSKNTGLVKGLARIGGLAGTNSGAITRSVNSGEVRNLPDKDLDDAGGLAGKNDMGGTIEDSWNTGAVTGSKRTGGLAGLNGGEIENSYNSGTVTGTSDVGGVAGWNMNTVTGSFNNGSVTGTSSVGGLVGLNSGTVSNTYSTGTVAGNSSVGGLVGTNEAGGTVTNSYSTGKVSGTSDVGGLVGTNSGKVTGSFWDMEASGRTVSAAGIGKTTAEMKNLATFAAAGWDIDDAGQTGKVWRIYDGCTYPLLRNFMTPATVILSDAGRTKVYDGTTAIKNGSYAWTNVPDDFDESKVYGSAVYTTDGKDVGTYSVTIGGLYSGQQGYDIKGDGTSTITITPRDVTVSYIGKDKVYDGTTAATVTGSSSDIIAGDNVSFSQKSDFIDKNVGTGKGISVTGISLDGTDSGNYRLRHSAAAASADITPAPLTVTANDDRKMHDGTAYSGGNGVTYAGFVNGENDSVLGGLLAYGGSSQGAVQAGTYSIDPSGLTSSNYDLRFVNGILTVVAATPPDVNPSGTVTPPGTIRPPAAVIETARENIGHAANLRQREERIFFASGSFLAPVTIRTAGPTTTLLTGGVAIHDSMAETATLPVFVQDGRAAPAFAGAFQVRENNAALSLTRTASAPDGTAPGVADVPPGMSVSFSLTSANGLTSQLTATVTPDGVLLVRNGDSSLPADTMEAVLTGLQVARQEMLTKPGDLKSVVFIP; translated from the coding sequence ATGAAACGACATCTGCAGCAAATCGTCAGGAAGAAGCCGGCCGCTCCCGCGGCCTGCAGGAGACAGGGCATCGATGCCGGATCGTTCCTTCCGGTGCTGGTTTTTTTCATGATCCTGGCGGGATCCGCTCCGGCTTTTGCCCTCGATCCCAACACCCTCCCCACGGGCGGACAGATCGTCTCCGGCCAGGGTGGCATCGCCCAGACCGGCTCCTCCATGACCGTCACCCAGCAGACCGACCGCCTGATCGCCCACTGGAACACCTTCAACATCGGCCGCGACGCCTCCGTCACCTTCCGACAACCCGGATCCTCCAGCATTGCCCTCAACCGGATCCTGGACCAGACCCCCAGCCAGATCTACGGCCGTCTCTTCGCCAACGGCCAGGTTTTCCTCGTCAATCCCGCGGGCATCTACTTCAGCCCCACCGCCCAGGTCAACGTCGGCGGACTCGTGGCCTCCACCCTCAACATCACCGACGAGGACTTCCTGGCCGGAAACCATTCCTTTGCCCGTTCCGGGACCGCCGGCCGCATCGTCAACGAGGGAAAGATCACCGCCGCCGACGGCGGCTATATCGCCTTCCTCTCCCCGGCCATCTCCAACACCGGAGAGATCGACGCCAGAAACGGCACGGTGGCCATGGCCGCCGGAGACAGGGTGAACCTCGACTTTGCCGGGGACCGCCTCATCAACTTCACCATCCTCCGGGGGACCGTGGACGCACTGATCGAGAACGGGGGGGTTATCCGGGCCAATGGCGGGACCGTGATCCTCTCGGCCATGGCCGCCGGCGAGCTTACCCGGGCCGTGGTGAACCACTCCGGCGTCATCGAGGCCAGGACCCTGGAGAACCGCTCCGGCCGGATCCTCCTCCTGGCCGACAGGGACCGGGGAACCGTGGTCGTCGACGGAACCCTCGACGCCTCCGCCCCCGACGGCGGCGACGGCGGATTCATCGAGACCTCCGCGGCCAAGGTGACCGTCCGGGACGACGCCCGGGTCACCACCCGGGCCGAGGGCGGCGCCACGGGCCTCTGGCTCATCGATCCCCGGGACTTCACCATCGCCGAAAGCGGCGGCGACATGACCGGCGTCGCGGCGACCGCCGCCCTGGCCAACACCAGCCTCACGATCCGGAGTTCCGACGGCGCCGCCGAGGGCAACGGGGACATCTTCGTCAACGATCCCATTACCTGGTCCGCCAACACCTTCACCCTCTCTGCCGACCGCAACATCGAGATCAACCAGGAGCTCTACGGCTCTGGAACGGCCAGGCTCACTTTAGAGTACGGCCAGGGGGCGAAAGACGGCGTCATCAACGGGACCGCGGCGGACTATTTCATCAATGCCAGGGTCAACCTGCCCGAGGGCGAGAACCTTCGCACACGCCTCGGCTCCAAGGGCGCAGAGAAGGTCTTCACCGTCATCACCCGCCTGGGCGCCGAGGGCAGCCGCACCGGAACCGATCTCCAGGGCATGAAAGGAGATCTCACGAAAAACTACGCCCTGGGAGCCGACATCGACGCCTTGGCAACCAGGAACTGGAACCAGACCATGGAGAGACCCGTCGTCATTTACGGCTTCGAACCGATCGGAGACGTCTCGAATCCTTATACCGGCACCTTCGAGGGGCTGGGTCATACCATCTCGAACATCTACATCAAGAATCGCCAGGTCTCGTCCGGCGGCCTGTTCGGCGCGGTCGGAACGAGCGGCGAGGTCCGCAATGTCCGACTGTCCGGCGGCACCATCACGGGATCGGGATCCCTGGGCGCGCTGGTCGGGCGCAACTTCGGGAAGGTGATCAACAGCCACAGCACGGCCACGGTAACCGGCACCGCGGCGATGAATGACGAATACAACGGAACCGGCGGACTGGTGGGATACAACGAAGGAACCATCACCGACTGCGGTCACGGCAATGGCGAGGTGACGGGTATCGGGTACGTAGGCGGCATCGTGGGAGACAATCGGGGGACGATCCGCGACAGCAGCAACAGCGGCACGGTCAGCGGGGATATGTTTGTCGGCGGGATCGCCGGAATCAGCAGAAGAAACAACGGGAAAATCATCAACAGCCGCAATTCCGGAACGGTGGCCGCCAATACGGGTGACGGCGGCGGCATCGCGGGACAGAACGATGGAATCATCACAGGCAGCAAGAACACCGGGTTGGTGAAAGGACTGGCCCGTATCGGCGGGCTCGCCGGCACGAATTCCGGGGCCATCACCCGGAGCGTCAACAGCGGGGAGGTTCGCAATCTCCCCGATAAGGACCTGGACGACGCCGGTGGACTCGCAGGAAAAAACGACATGGGCGGCACCATCGAAGACAGCTGGAACACCGGCGCGGTGACAGGTTCCAAAAGAACCGGCGGGCTCGCGGGATTGAATGGAGGCGAGATCGAAAACAGTTACAACAGCGGGACCGTGACCGGGACCTCCGACGTCGGAGGGGTTGCCGGATGGAATATGAACACCGTGACCGGCTCTTTCAACAATGGGAGCGTGACCGGGACATCGTCCGTCGGCGGGCTCGTCGGACTCAATAGCGGTACGGTATCCAATACCTACAGCACCGGAACGGTTGCCGGCAATTCGTCCGTGGGAGGACTCGTGGGGACGAACGAAGCCGGCGGAACCGTTACGAACAGCTACAGCACAGGCAAGGTGAGCGGCACGTCCGACGTCGGCGGGCTCGTTGGAACGAACAGCGGCAAGGTCACCGGCAGCTTCTGGGACATGGAAGCCTCGGGCCGGACGGTCTCCGCCGCCGGCATCGGCAAGACCACCGCCGAGATGAAGAACCTGGCCACGTTTGCCGCCGCCGGCTGGGATATCGACGATGCCGGCCAGACCGGAAAGGTCTGGCGCATCTATGACGGCTGCACCTATCCCCTCCTCCGGAATTTCATGACGCCCGCCACGGTCATCCTGTCCGATGCCGGCAGGACGAAAGTGTACGACGGAACCACCGCTATAAAAAACGGATCGTACGCGTGGACGAACGTGCCGGACGACTTCGATGAAAGCAAGGTCTACGGATCCGCGGTCTACACAACCGACGGCAAAGACGTTGGAACATACTCCGTGACCATCGGCGGCCTTTACTCCGGACAGCAGGGATACGACATCAAGGGCGACGGCACCTCCACCATCACGATCACCCCCAGGGATGTGACCGTCAGCTACATAGGGAAAGACAAGGTCTACGACGGAACCACGGCGGCCACGGTCACCGGATCGTCTTCGGACATCATCGCCGGCGACAACGTCAGTTTCAGCCAGAAGTCCGATTTCATCGACAAGAACGTCGGAACGGGCAAAGGCATCAGCGTTACCGGCATCTCCCTGGACGGCACGGACAGCGGCAACTACAGGCTCCGGCATTCCGCGGCCGCCGCCTCGGCGGACATCACTCCGGCGCCCCTGACCGTCACGGCCAACGACGACCGGAAGATGCACGACGGAACGGCCTATTCCGGCGGCAACGGCGTCACCTATGCCGGTTTCGTCAACGGGGAAAACGACAGCGTCCTGGGCGGCCTCCTCGCCTACGGCGGATCGAGCCAGGGAGCCGTCCAGGCCGGAACCTACAGCATCGACCCGTCCGGCCTGACGTCGAGCAACTACGATCTCCGGTTCGTCAACGGTATTCTCACCGTTGTCGCCGCGACCCCGCCCGACGTGAACCCGTCAGGCACCGTGACTCCGCCCGGCACGATCCGGCCGCCGGCGGCCGTCATCGAGACGGCACGCGAAAACATCGGGCATGCCGCCAATCTCCGGCAGCGTGAAGAGCGCATATTCTTCGCCTCCGGTTCCTTCCTGGCACCGGTGACCATCCGGACAGCGGGACCGACCACGACCCTGCTCACCGGCGGGGTGGCCATACACGATTCCATGGCCGAGACGGCCACCCTTCCGGTTTTTGTGCAGGACGGAAGAGCGGCACCCGCCTTCGCAGGAGCGTTCCAGGTCCGGGAAAACAATGCCGCCCTCTCCCTGACCCGGACGGCATCGGCGCCGGATGGGACGGCGCCCGGGGTTGCCGATGTCCCCCCGGGGATGTCTGTTTCCTTCTCCCTGACCTCGGCAAACGGCCTGACCTCGCAGCTGACGGCGACGGTCACCCCCGACGGCGTCCTTCTGGTCCGGAACGGCGATTCTTCCCTGCCCGCCGACACCATGGAGGCCGTCCTGACAGGCCTTCAGGTCGCCCGGCAGGAAATGCTGACGAAGCCGGGCGATCTGAAGTCGGTGGTCTTTATCCCATAA